From a region of the Gemmatimonadales bacterium genome:
- a CDS encoding aminotransferase class V-fold PLP-dependent enzyme, producing the protein MDLNFDSRKTIYLDNAATTFPKPREVLQQAFETYARIGVNPGRSGYDLCMVAGELVHETRKALAAFFGGARPERLIFAANATDALNLAIQGLVQSGDHAITTTLEHNSVIRPLDHLQRDRGVRVEFVPFEQGGRVDPDEIARRFRPETKLVVVNHGSNVIGTIQPVAEIGRRCRERGIAFVVDAAQTAGVIPIDVEAMAIDVLAFTGHKSLLGPTGTGGLYVREGVEIRHTRFGGTGVHSAYPYHLDEYPYRLEAGTGNLLGIAGLYFAQQYLARRGIGAIYRHEMELFGRLQAGLEAIEGVTLHGTTSLEQRLPVLSFTLVGRDPADVGSLLDVDYDIACRTGLQCAPLIHQQMGTGERGTVRLSVGPLNE; encoded by the coding sequence ATGGACCTGAACTTCGATTCGCGGAAGACCATCTACCTCGACAACGCGGCGACCACCTTTCCGAAGCCGCGGGAAGTGCTGCAGCAGGCCTTCGAGACGTACGCGCGCATCGGCGTGAACCCGGGCCGCTCGGGTTACGACCTGTGCATGGTCGCAGGCGAGCTGGTGCACGAGACCCGCAAGGCGCTGGCGGCCTTCTTCGGCGGCGCCAGGCCGGAGCGGCTGATCTTCGCCGCCAACGCGACCGACGCGCTGAACCTGGCCATCCAGGGCCTCGTCCAGAGCGGCGATCACGCCATCACGACCACCCTCGAGCACAACTCGGTGATCCGTCCGCTCGACCACCTGCAGCGCGACCGCGGCGTCCGCGTGGAGTTCGTGCCGTTCGAGCAGGGTGGCCGGGTGGACCCCGACGAGATCGCGCGGCGGTTCCGGCCGGAGACGAAGCTGGTGGTCGTGAACCACGGCTCCAACGTGATCGGCACCATCCAGCCGGTGGCGGAGATCGGGCGCCGATGCCGCGAGCGGGGCATCGCCTTCGTGGTGGATGCGGCCCAGACGGCCGGCGTGATTCCGATCGACGTCGAGGCGATGGCGATCGACGTGCTGGCCTTCACCGGCCACAAGTCGCTGCTCGGTCCCACGGGCACGGGCGGGCTGTACGTCCGCGAAGGCGTGGAGATCCGCCACACGCGCTTCGGCGGCACCGGCGTGCACTCCGCGTACCCGTACCACCTGGACGAGTACCCGTACCGGCTCGAGGCCGGCACGGGCAACCTGCTCGGCATCGCGGGCCTGTACTTCGCGCAGCAGTACCTCGCCCGACGCGGGATCGGTGCGATCTACCGGCACGAGATGGAGCTGTTCGGCCGCCTGCAGGCGGGACTGGAGGCGATCGAGGGCGTCACGCTCCACGGCACGACGAGCCTGGAGCAGCGGCTGCCGGTGCTCTCCTTCACCCTGGTCGGCCGCGATCCGGCCGACGTGGGCTCGCTGCTCGACGTGGACTACGA